tgttaacctatttcgtaatatttactaatgggtcaaaacgagttgacacgacacgacctcTTATGTTAATGAGTTgtattagggtttgagattttaacacgataagcttaatgggtctagggttgacctatatagtataatatacatgctttgaaACGATacaaacacgacccgttaatacGATTTGACACCTCTACTTAAAAGTCGTTGCACAAGTTGATATGATCtacttaataaaaagaaaaggagatgtCTATCAAGACGTTTATAAAAAGACTTTTAACATATTTGAAAGGAAAGTGTAATTTACCTGCGTTGATATCAGCATCTGTTTGAATAGCTCCTCGAATAGCACTTCCATTTGGTGAAGGTATCTCCCTTCCTAACCCACTGACTACCTGCAAGTAACCGGTAGAGATGCTGGGTTTTTTTAACTACCAATAACTTACTCGGTAGAAATATGTAAGCTAAATACACTAGATGACCTACATTAAAATGGGAAAATACACTTTCAATCCCAACTAAAAAGTGTTTTGCACTTTCACCCTAAACAACTAAAATGGACACATTACACCATCAAACTAAGCCAATTATCAAATAGAACCTTCTTTAACAATTAGGATTGTGCCATGTCACCTTTTTTCACCATGTTAATGGCAAGACCTAGACAGAGGGAGCTATTTGACAAAAAGTTATAGTTAGAGGATGCAATTTGTCAATTTTGATAGCTTGAGGTATAAAGTGTAAattgtattcatccataaactACAAATTATGTCTTGATAATTATGTGAGAGAAAGCAAGTTCAAAGCTAAactatttcttgaaattagatgagatgaataaaataaaacattctcCATTGACCATTCAAAGTACTCGAAAATATTATTGCATGGATGAATAAGTAATTGAAATAGATAATGACCCAAGTTGTAATATTACATGGTTCGCTACTACCTACTTGTtctcaaaataatttttgactGATATTAAATGCATACAAGTCATATCACAGAAATTTACCCCAGTTGTCAGCGTGTTCTCATATCCATAAGGATTTCCAATGGCAAAGCAGCTCTGACCCACAAGTAAATTTTGTGAGGTGCCAAGAACAACAGGCTTTAATTCATAACCTTCAGCATCAACCTGCATATGATATTAGTTTAGGCATCACAAAACAACTGCTTTATTGCAAAGAGCAGaatgttttattaattatatatggagACGACTTTACTTAAGATACCaatgcatatatattatttagtcACTGAGAAAGTGACTAATCCATGGTGAAGGTCAAAGTTGAATGGCAATCTGTCTTATCTTCCACCAATACTTAAAAAGAATAACATTAATCCCAGCAAAGTTAGGTTACTCATCCTATAGGAGCAATCTTGTTGACTCCAAGAAACTAGGGCAGACGATGGCATCAATTGCTGATTGCTGTGATATTAATCTAATACTTTTGTTGGGGTGCCAGTTCAACAAACTGAACTAAATAATAATGATTCTACGTAATGTGATGTTTTACAGTTCAAGAGTTGTCTGTCTGGCTGCAGCTAGGTGGTCTTTATTTAGACACTTTTGTAATATTCTACCCAAAAGGTCTTCAAGTTGATGATTGAAACTACATAAGCTTCCATACAGTTTAGTATGCTAGCCAAGCTTGGATTTAAATTTAACAAGCTCCAATGCGGGTTAGGTCTCTTCTTGTTTTTCTCaagaatgataaaaaagaaGCCTGTAATTGGGCCAGCCAGGAGTCGAATCCAAGTAGCTTGGGGATCTTCAAAACACTGATAAGACTTATAGAACATGCACCATGTAGCTGGAGTTTGGCTTTAAAGGTGACCATGTATTCATTATCAGTTAACAAGTCAATCTTCATAGCTTGTCTTCAAAATAAAGTTCCGCTTGGCTCTTGCATCTCATGATAATCCCCAATGAGACTCTTAACCGCCCAATTTCAACCCAAGCTTAAGAAGCTTGGTTCATTTCACAACCATACTCCTCATGTTATCTCACACAGATGAATTAGCAAAACACTAGACTTATTTGTGCTATTTGTTTGACGGGTCATTTACCTCTGCTGTAGTCAATTTCATCATAATCATGCTGAACCTCCCACAATCAAATCCTATGGCACGTGGGGAATTTTTCCTAGgggaaagaggggggggggggggggggggggggggggggatcacATCGCAAAATCGCATAAAGCAATTTATATCTTCTTTTACCAATTACATGGGCCCAGCATGGTTGTCACAAAAAACAGGGATTAGGTTAAGTTGATGTCATCtagctttaattaatttttgtatcAAGTAAAAAATATGTTCATGCATTCAAATGTTCACAATAAAACATAATCTGGTTATGCAGTGAACACTAATGAGGATGAGGATACATAATCTGGTTACCACTCCACTCTTATCTCAGAAGAAAAATGTGATCATCCATATGGGTAAACTTATCAGAAGCTTATTGACGCTCCTAAAAAACATAGGCAGTTCtatttataacaaaataaaaaaacaaaagcaatgaattaattatttatttataatgacACTATCTAAGTCTTTCATAACACTATATGGCTCAAGCCTTATTCTGAATGAGGTACGTTATGTAATATACGATAAATTGATTCCAGCTTTTTCGCATTGAGAAAGTAATTTTCCACTTTGATGATGAGGCGCTCAAAATAATAGCAAAGAAAATACCCTATAGTTTGACTGAATACCTTAAGGATAGCCAGATCATATGCTGGATCAACACCAACAATCTTGCCTTCCTTGTAAAAACCATTGCCTTTTGTATCTACTAGATAAACCTGTCAAAAATGCACCAAGAAAACATTACCAGTCAGAGAAAGGGGGTATTACCCTAGAGCAAGAATAACAACTTTATTTGGCACACCTGCAACATTTTGGGAAaagaaagaaccaaaaaggGAAATTAATAAGAACTAGAAGAAAAGGAACTAAAACCTTACAACGATGTGAACCACTCCCATCTGTAGCCAATTTAGCTACAACATGGTAGTTTGTAACCTGTCATACACAAAAAGGAAAACTGAATCTTCATGATAACACTGGAGGGAAACCCCATTAGTTGTAaggaaaataattaattgtgCTGATGAGTATGCATATTCCTAACTTATATCTACAATTCAAACTGACAGCTTACCCcatcttgtaatttttttacaacaaGAATAAATTCAGGTGCATGGGTTACTAACAGCAGAAACTATGAGATTAagatttcataaatttattatttcctataattatattaaattttacttcaggaataaaaaagtatatcaaaatttcaagtCTTTCAGGGAAGTTATATATTCAACTCAACCTAGGTGCTGGatgatgttttcttttgcacaaaTAATCCAGTATGTAAGATTTCTCTAGGGAATCCAGATATCAGCTCAGAAAAGAATGAATGCATGACTACTGAACTTGGCagataaagaaaacaaagaagaaattgCATATAACACTACAAGACGGATTCAGATAACACTACAAGGGAATGCTTACAATGTGACCGAACTTATCCCAGATGAAGCCTGAACCTGTCCCTTCAACTTTTGCATTTTCATCCTCAATAAGATTGACGTCAGCAGTAGAGGTCTTGGGGATTTTATCAATTTCAAGGTCTTTAATGAAGACAACGGAAGGGGAAGCTTCCTGCAATAATTCAAAAATACCTATGCCAGTTAAAGTAACATATGCACGGCAAAGATGGAATTTGCATATGTAGAATAACAAGACAACCACCCCACCCTCCCTGGGAAAAAAATACCCCAAAAATCATCAAGATAGCATAAGAAAATTAATCAACATTCGGTTTTTCTTGAAGCAATTTTTAAGACAGTAATTTCTCTAGGACAACCATTATTATCAATGGAGATGCTTCTCCAGGTGCTGCTATACGTTATTGGCTGCtaattctaataaaaattaaggcCCCTTTTCTGGAAATGCTTGTGCCATTATTTAAGAAGGCAATTAAGCAGCAGATTACATAAGCGATGCAGCATATGGGcaacaaaaataatgaaaaaactcCCTAACCCAGATGCGAATTAGTCATGAATGTTGATAACAACTGCGAAGAGaaaaagaatttacacaaaacTGTTCCGATCACTGGCTTTAGAAACCAAATggggaaaaataaatttcacagaaatacaaaataaatattcagCTTGAGAGCACCACAAAAACAACTgcagagagaagaaaaagtgtGACCCGGAGAGTAAGAGACCTGGAAAAGTTGCACTGCTCGGTCTTCTTCTTGCTGAAGCTCATCCAGCTGTTGCTGTTGGGCAAGCGCAAGGTGAAACGAAGGTGGTGATGAGGAACTAAGAGGGTTAGAATTGAGCAAGGAAGCCACTAAAACACTTGTACCAAAAACTACAGTCCTCCGCCTTGTCAGGTACTGTCTCTTCTTATCTGAAGAATTTGAGGAAGAGGCATTAGTAGTTGTGTGAATTGGAGAAGAGTTCACTGGCCGCAGAGAACCCAACACCATCACCATGTTACTTCCGTTCTTACACGAGTCTCCAACGGCCCAACTAATAActgtttcttttttcctctttgttttCTATGATAGGGTAGCCTGTCCGGCCACATGGTTCCGAACATAAAGCTTTTGGTCGTCTTAATTCGATTCCATTAACAACAAAATCTAGTTGATTTGAATGCTAATTTAGTCATAagtgaattttataaaacttaaatttataaattaaggtAATTAGATGTACAACAtcagattataaatttataaattcaagcctaatgcaCACTAAAAAAGTTGttattattactatatataatgtaattttcGAAAGAGACCAAATGAGCGGGTGATTAAAGAATTATAGTTGAGATCTACCTCATCGATGCGCTATGCATAAGGCATAATgcatgcaaaaagaaaaatcattattatcattatatataatgtaatttcTAAACAAAGTCAAGTGAGTAGGTGAAAGGATTTCAATGGATGTCTGCCTCACTAATACATTATGTATAACGCAAAatgtatataaaaagaaaatccatTCTTATCCtcatcattatcatcattatatataatgtaagaACAAGACCAATTGACCTGATGAAAGGATCTCATTAGATGTTTAGCACTATACATAAGACATTAACTTTCATAGCCTTTACATGTTTAGCACTATACATAACACATTAACTTTCATAGTCTTTACAGATAATCTTGTATAAATGTGACGGCAAGAAAAGTTCCTACTTCCTCCTTTAAATAGCTAGAAATTAGCAGGGGCCGGTGGGGGGAAAATTTAGTTTCTTCCATTGATGAGAAGCAAGTCCCGAAAAtgggtatgtgtgagagttttCATGGACATTTACTCGAACGAGTCTCTTTGATTTTGCTGTAATTGTGAAAAGCGACTTTATATGCCTGCAATTTTGCATAAGGGGCAGTGGGGTTGGTTTAAAACTTTAGACAAATTAGAGCAACCACGTTTCCCTCATTAGACGTAACTTGATTTTGCAGCAGCTACTACTGTATAAATACTAGTTCTTCTACTTAAAAATTGGTGTGCACATCatcttttaattaattgatatgaCAAGACTTGAGTCGTCGTAAGTAGTCGATCATTCAGAAAATAGCCGCCAACGGAGGCTCTGTCCCCCAACTCCCCCCAAGAAAACACCTACCTTACTATGATTTTTCAGAACATGGGATAGTTACCACATGAACAGTTTTAATAGGAATATCGAAGCAATTTTTGTCACTAAacttccattatatatatagcttaacTAATTAATAGGATTTGCAACCTAACAATGAAAGATATGAGCATGTAAGTTcgtttattgttaaaaaaaataaataaaattacgagCATGCatgatagaataaaaaatatttatttatttttattttttattttttattttttatttttttaagaatagaATGATgcctcaattttattgatagttctcacttatggcggaggaaaactgtagttaataaataaaaactatttatgttttaaccttttttttttttaaataactgtaATGGGTCTATAGTAAACTGTGCATCTACACATGATCGAATTGTAAGAATTAGCTGTTGAAGTCTTATGTAGTGGATAAGTTGCAACTaattaacatacatacatatatacatctTAAGTTAAAAAtctgttttttaaaaattttaaaaaaattctatcaATGTTTATTCcgacaaaaattttatgtgtagtcaGTTTTGCATACTCTTTGCACACTccactaatatgattggctgtattacttttttttaatataaaataactattttgaccaatcatatcagtggagtgtaCAAGAAATACGAAAAAATGACTCTAGATAACAAAAATTGTATCATAACGAACTTGCAAAATGAATCTGTTTATCATAAAAAGATTCATTGTTCCTAACCCTGCTTCACCTTAATTGTTATTTGAACAAGTAAAAATTATGTCTTGGTCCAAATGGGTATAGAATTTCTCTACTCTCTACCTCTCAGAGATAGATAGAGAGGTAGGAATTTATTGAACGAACCGCACTCCTTCGTATACGTCAGGAGTCCATTGATGAGAAGGGGCTAGGGAAAGCTTGAACCCAATTCCAACAATGATGAATATAAGCGCAATTGAAATTCCTAGAGAGTTATATATTTGTGTATTGATAAGGGAAAAGGAATAATTGAAAGAAGGAAAATCTATTAGTTATTCatgaagttttatttattcaatgACCAGAATTAAACGAAGATATATAGCTCGAAGGCgtataataaaaattcatttatttgCATCAAGTTTTTGAAATCAACATAAGTTCAAGATAAGGTAAAAAGTCTCTATCTTGTATATTTGCATTATCATGCAATCTCATTCACAATATGCTGAGGAATTCAATTACAAAGAGAGTATAAATCCTTTTTTTATACATATCTGTACAcaaatatctcatatattgtACGTGTTGAGGTCTAATTTTTTTGATTGACAGTAGGTATTTGGGAATAAAGCCCCTGGAGCGAGTGCATAAGCTCTCAGCAAGTAATTTTTCGTAAATACGAATTGTATAGCACCACTACGCCATTTCTAAGAAGGCCTGGTACTTTAACTCGTCAATCACTTCTGATTTGTTCCTTAATGGTCACTCTTTCTGTCTCCCTTCCTTTtcgtttgatatatatatatatatatattaaatgttacAACCACATATGGTTATCAAAATTTTGTACCATCTTGTCAAACATATTAAACCTAAAGCTGATGAGTATAACATGATGGCTAGGCAAAGTGAAATGAAACTGATTTTACAATCCCTCATTAATAACAAAAAGCAACTGCTGCATTTAAAAAAACGAGTATGCTTTTTGTTTTCTATATGATGGGCTTAAAAGTCATTGCATAAGCTGATATGATCtacttaataaaaagaaaaggagacgTCTATCAAGACGTTTATAAAAAGACTTTTAACATATTTGAAGGAAAGTGTAATTTACCTGCGTTGATATCAGCATCTGTTTGAATAGCTCCTCGAATGGCACTTCCATTTGGTGAAGGAATCTCCCTTCCTAAACCACTGACTACCTGCACGACTTAAAGTAACCGGTACATGGATGCTGGATTTTTTACTACCAATAACCTACTGGGTTGAAATATGTAAGCTAAATACACTAGAGAACCTACATTAAAAGGGGAAAACACACTTTCGACCCCAACTAATAAGTGTTTTGCACTTTGCACCCTAAACAGCTAAAATTGACACATTACACCATCAAACTACAGCCAATTATCATATAGAACCTTCGTTAACAATTAGGATTGTGCCATGTCACATTTTTTCACCATCTTAATGGCCAGACCTAGACAGAGGGAGCTATTTGACAAAAAGTTGTAGTTAGAGGATGCAATTTGTCAATTTTGATAGTTTGAGGTATAAAGTGTAAattgtattcatccataaactACAAAGTAATTATGTGAGAGAAAACAAGTTCAAAACTTAACTATTTCTTGAAATTCGATgagatgaataaaataaaacatactcCATTGACCATTCAGAGTACTCGAAAATACTATTGCATGGATGAATAAGTAATAGATGATGACCCAAGTTGTAATGTTACATGGTTCGCTACTACCTACTtgttcacaaaataattttgacTGATATCAAATGCATAAAAGTCATATCACAGAAATTTGCCCCAGTTGTCAGCGTGTTCTCATATCCATAAGGATTTCCAATGGCAAAGCAGCTCCGACCCACAAGTAAAGTTTGTGAGGTGCCAAGAACAACAGGCTTTAATTCATAACCTTCAGCATCAACCTGCATATGATTTTAGTTTAGGCATCACAAAACAATTGCTTTATTGCAAAGAGCAGcatgttttattaattatatatggagATGACATTACTTAAGATACCAAcgcatatatattatttagtcACTGTGAAAGTGACTAATCCATGGTGAAGGTCAAAGTTGAATGGCAATCTGTCTTATCTTCCaccaataatttaaaagaataacatTAATCCCAGCAAAGCTAGGTTACTCATCCTTTAGGAGCAATCTTGTTGACTCCAAGAAACGAGGGCAGACAATGGCATCAATTGCTGATTGCTGTGATATTAATCTAATACTTGTGTTGGGGTGCCAGTTCAATAAACTGAACTAAATAATAATGATTCTATGCAATGTGATGTTTTACAGGTCAAGAGTTGACTGTCTGGCTGCAGCTAGGTGGTCTTTATTTAGACACTTTTGTAATATTCAACCCAAAAGGTCTTTAAGTTGATGATTGAAACTACATAAGCTTCCATACAGTTTAGTATGCTAGCCAAGCTTGGATTTAAATTTAACAAGCTCCAATGCTGGTTAGGTCTCTTCTTGTTTTTCTCaagaatgataaaaaagaaGCCTCTAATTGGGCCAGCCATGAGTCGAATCCAAGTAGCTTGGGGATCTTTAAAACACTGATAAGACTTCTAGAACATGCACCATGTAGCTGGAGCTTGGTTTTAAAGGTGACCATGTATTCATTATCAGTTAACAAGTCAATCTTCATAGCTTGTCTTCAAAATAAAGTTCCGCTTGGCTCTTGCATCTCATGATAATCCCCAATGAGACTCCTAACAGCCCAATTTTAACCCAAGCTTAAGAAGCTTGGTTCATTTCACAACCATACTCCCCATGTTATGTCACACAGATTAATTAGCAAAACACTAGACTTACTTGTGCTATTTGTTTGACAGGTCATTTACCTCTGCTGTAGTCAATTTCATCATAATCATGCTGAACCTCCCACAATCAAATCCTTTGGCATGTGGGGAATTTTTCTTGGGGGGAAGGGGGGGATCACATCGTAAAATCACATAAAGCAATTTAAATCTTCTTCACCAATTACATGGGGCCAGCATGGTTGTCACAAAAAACAGCGGGATTAGGATAAGTTTATGTCATCtaactttaattaatttttgtatcAAGTAAAAAATCTGTTCATGCATTCAAatgttcaaaataaaacataatctGGTTATGCAGTGAACACTAATTAGGATAGATGGTATATGCATTTCAAAATGCCATGCCCAAATATAGCAGTAACTTCATCTTTCCAGCTAAATGATCATGACACTTGTTTATAAGCCTTTCGAATCTTTATTGCAGCATGATACATTCAATTACTTTaatcaaaaaatagataaatttaagcTTTAGTTCTTATAATCCACTTTTGAGCTATTAAGACTACCTCTTTACGTTACATTCCACAGAGGCAGACGGTAACGAATACAACCATTATGAAAGCTTCCATTGGATGGTGAACCCACTCTATATTCTTTTTCAGGATAGTATGTGCAAACTGAGAAGGATTATGAAACATTTTCCTTAGACAGTCAAGTGAGCAACCGTTTTGTTATCAGGTCCCTTTATTCTAACCTAAAAGTTCACTGCTTGCACCATGCTCCTAGCCATTACCTCACTTATCATATTTCTCAGTACCCACATCCGACACCCATTTTTATGATAAGTACCCAcagcccatctggaatttgttTGGAAGAAACCGGCCACACATCTCACATCCTTGGCATTTAAAGCTTGCGATGTATAACCATACAATCCTTGGGAAGCCTATCAAGGTTCACATagataatttttataacaatgattgtttttgtgattaaaatgtAGGACAAGAATTTACCACTCCACTCTTATCTCCGAAGAAAAATGTGATCATCCATATGGGTAAACTTATCAGAAGCATATTGACGCCCCTAAAAAACATAGGCAGTTCtatttataacaaaataaaaaaacaaaagcaatgcattaattatttatttataatgtcACTATCTAAGTCTTTCATAACAGTGTATGGCTCAAGCCTTATTCTGAATGAGGTACGTTATGTAATATTCCATAAATTGATTTC
This genomic interval from Carya illinoinensis cultivar Pawnee chromosome 10, C.illinoinensisPawnee_v1, whole genome shotgun sequence contains the following:
- the LOC122278056 gene encoding protease Do-like 5, chloroplastic; the protein is MVMVLGSLRPVNSSPIHTTTNASSSNSSDKKRQYLTRRRTVVFGTSVLVASLLNSNPLSSSSPPSFHLALAQQQQLDELQQEEDRAVQLFQEASPSVVFIKDLEIDKIPKTSTADVNLIEDENAKVEGTGSGFIWDKFGHIVTNYHVVAKLATDGSGSHRCKVYLVDTKGNGFYKEGKIVGVDPAYDLAILKVDAEGYELKPVVLGTSQNLLVGQSCFAIGNPYGYENTLTTGVVSGLGREIPSPNGSAIRGAIQTDADINAGNSGGPLIDSHGHVIGVNTATFTRKGTGASSGVNFAIPIDTVVRTVPYLIVYGTSYKDRF